The Mesorhizobium koreense genome includes a window with the following:
- a CDS encoding DUF3126 family protein, giving the protein MKPEEIRKLDAYFKRTFNNAALEVKARPRKDDSCELYIGDEFLGIIFKDDDDGELSYNFSMAILDVDL; this is encoded by the coding sequence TTGAAGCCCGAAGAAATCAGGAAACTGGACGCCTATTTCAAGCGGACGTTCAACAACGCGGCGCTTGAAGTGAAGGCGCGGCCGCGCAAGGACGATTCGTGCGAACTCTATATCGGCGACGAGTTCCTCGGCATCATCTTCAAGGATGATGACGACGGAGAGCTTTCCTACAATTTCTCGATGGCGATCCTGGACGTGGACCTGTAG
- the cysE gene encoding serine O-acetyltransferase has protein sequence MNIRNIARSAGLQAVDPIWNAVREEATEAVERDPLLSAFLFSTILNQQTLEEAVIHRLSERLDHADMGADIIRQTFAEMMRDDPDWSAVVRVDIQAYYDRDPACDRFLMPVLYFKGFHAIQTQRLAHWLWVKGRRDFALYLQSRSSAVFQVDIHPAARIGKGIFIDHATGVVVGETAVVEDNVSMLHGVTLGGTGKAGGDRHPKIRYGVLIGAGAKILGNIEVGHCSKVAAGSVLLTSIPNNKTVAGVPARIVGEAGCDEPSRAMDQLLGNQDHAFPNG, from the coding sequence ATGAATATCCGCAACATCGCCAGAAGCGCCGGCCTTCAGGCCGTCGACCCCATCTGGAACGCGGTGCGCGAGGAAGCGACGGAAGCCGTGGAACGCGATCCGCTGCTCTCCGCCTTCCTTTTCTCCACCATCCTCAACCAGCAAACGCTGGAAGAGGCGGTGATCCATCGCCTGTCCGAGCGGCTCGACCACGCCGATATGGGCGCGGACATCATCCGGCAGACCTTCGCGGAAATGATGAGGGACGATCCGGACTGGAGCGCGGTGGTGCGCGTCGATATCCAGGCCTATTACGACCGCGATCCCGCCTGCGACCGCTTCCTGATGCCAGTCCTCTATTTCAAGGGTTTTCACGCGATCCAGACGCAGCGGCTCGCCCATTGGCTGTGGGTGAAGGGGCGGCGCGATTTCGCGCTCTATCTGCAAAGCCGCTCCTCCGCGGTCTTCCAGGTCGATATCCATCCGGCGGCGCGTATAGGCAAGGGCATCTTCATCGATCACGCCACCGGCGTCGTCGTTGGCGAGACGGCGGTGGTGGAGGACAACGTCTCGATGCTCCATGGCGTTACGCTGGGCGGCACCGGCAAGGCGGGCGGCGACCGGCATCCCAAGATTCGCTACGGCGTGCTGATCGGGGCGGGCGCCAAGATCCTCGGCAATATCGAGGTCGGCCATTGCTCCAAGGTGGCGGCCGGCTCGGTGCTGCTCACTTCGATACCGAACAACAAGACGGTTGCCGGCGTGCCGGCGCGGATCGTCGGCGAAGCGGGTTGCGACGAGCCCTCGCGCGCCATGGATCAGTTGCTGGGTAACCAGGATCACGCTTTCCCCAACGGTTGA
- a CDS encoding cupredoxin domain-containing protein has product MNILPRAIRLHLHRIPVLMLSLAVAAFGLLPPMATTTALAADNELTITIKDHKFEPANPEIPAGTRVKLTVINADTTAEEFESHDFHVEKIVGAGKTISVYIGPLEAGTYKFFGERHESTAQGVLTAK; this is encoded by the coding sequence ATGAACATCTTGCCGCGCGCTATACGTCTTCACCTCCATCGTATTCCTGTTTTGATGCTGTCGCTCGCTGTTGCGGCATTTGGCCTGTTGCCGCCCATGGCGACGACAACGGCTCTTGCCGCGGACAATGAACTGACGATCACCATCAAGGATCACAAGTTCGAGCCGGCCAATCCCGAAATCCCGGCAGGCACTCGCGTCAAGCTGACGGTCATCAATGCCGATACGACGGCCGAGGAATTCGAAAGTCACGATTTCCACGTCGAGAAAATCGTCGGAGCCGGCAAGACGATATCGGTCTATATCGGTCCGCTGGAAGCCGGCACCTATAAATTCTTTGGCGAGCGCCATGAAAGCACGGCGCAGGGCGTTCTCACGGCCAAATAG
- a CDS encoding FTR1 family iron permease, with protein sequence MISTLVIVFRESLEAALIVSIVMAASRGIAGRTAYVVGGFVVGLLGAGVVAIFADAIAGLFEGSGSDLFNAAVLLAAVAMLTWHQAWMSSHGREMAASARKLGDNVRSGARPLSALAVVTAVAVLREGSETVLFLYGIAAEGSSDTGSMLAGGLAGMVLAVVIGWLIYSGLARISMRHIFKVTAVIITLLAAGLAAQAAAFLAQTGWLPPLGNRVWDTSWLLSQDGILGQFLHIVVGYVAQPQGIQIVFYVLTLLLIIVASGVARRSAEARQSAGGTA encoded by the coding sequence ATGATCTCCACGCTCGTCATCGTCTTTCGCGAATCGCTTGAAGCCGCCCTGATCGTGTCGATCGTTATGGCTGCAAGCCGGGGTATCGCCGGCCGGACAGCCTACGTCGTTGGGGGATTCGTCGTTGGGTTGCTCGGCGCCGGCGTCGTGGCAATATTCGCGGACGCTATCGCCGGGCTTTTCGAAGGGTCCGGCAGCGATCTCTTCAATGCCGCGGTGCTGTTGGCGGCTGTCGCCATGCTTACCTGGCATCAGGCCTGGATGTCGAGCCATGGTCGCGAAATGGCCGCAAGTGCGCGGAAACTGGGCGATAACGTGCGCTCGGGCGCAAGGCCGCTCTCGGCACTGGCCGTCGTTACCGCAGTCGCGGTGCTGCGCGAGGGGTCGGAAACGGTGCTCTTCCTCTACGGCATCGCCGCGGAAGGCTCCTCCGACACCGGCTCGATGCTCGCCGGAGGGCTGGCAGGCATGGTCCTGGCGGTTGTCATCGGCTGGCTGATCTATTCCGGGCTTGCCCGGATTTCGATGCGTCACATCTTCAAGGTCACTGCTGTGATCATCACGCTCCTCGCCGCTGGCCTTGCCGCGCAGGCAGCCGCCTTCCTCGCGCAGACCGGATGGCTGCCGCCGCTCGGCAACCGCGTCTGGGACACGTCCTGGCTGTTGTCGCAGGACGGCATTCTTGGCCAATTCCTGCACATCGTCGTCGGCTACGTCGCTCAGCCTCAGGGTATCCAGATCGTTTTCTACGTGCTGACGCTGCTGTTGATCATCGTGGCTTCCGGCGTAGCACGCCGTTCGGCGGAGGCACGCCAGAGCGCCGGCGGAACGGCCTGA